A single window of Bacteroidota bacterium DNA harbors:
- a CDS encoding SpoIIE family protein phosphatase, which yields MASFFYIYRNLFTTAWIILFCFFCDISANAQKDKQAEALSDRASMYLDNSNFSQAELVIDSLMTYANEHNDNNVLANAYNFKGALNRELSRSKEAIYFYTRSIETYEKAKNQVGIAGGYVNIGAIYAGLDEFKIALSYYFKAHKIYTTNNYESKLGILSNNIGTIYQKLKQIPSSNVYLRRAFEAGRAKGDSMLMAMATHNLGVNYLVTQTPDSAISYFNKSLGYVSRYDEGPGHIFNYEQLGAAYLLKKDYGKAGDNFNRAMQISERTGITSSKMELSRQLSEVAENKSNYKEALKFLKDYLLLKDSTSIEKLRSEVLKTEFENELKQQKKLQQQEQKNRDAISKAKIEAQNKVIMAVVVALIVVLFLVAFVFKEYRQKKKANDIISKQKELVEQKNTEILSSISYAKRIQSALLTSDLYLKKHLPDFFVLYKPKDIVSGDFYWGLENKGVFYLVVADCTGHGVPGAFMSLLNISILNEIIIERNISEPDKILNEARKDIIRSLNPEGGDESKDGMDCILCAFDFKTNKVKYACANNSFYLVRNGEIIVSETNKMPVGKSHDDTIPFTKHEFNLQKGDTLYLITDGYADQFGGPKGKKFKYKQLQEEILKVSALKTMDQKEKLNNVFESWKGGLEQVDDVCIVGLRI from the coding sequence ATGGCTTCCTTTTTTTATATCTATAGAAATTTATTTACTACTGCGTGGATAATTTTATTCTGTTTTTTTTGCGACATTTCTGCTAATGCGCAAAAAGATAAACAGGCCGAAGCGTTAAGTGATCGTGCTTCCATGTATTTAGATAATTCTAATTTTTCGCAAGCAGAATTAGTCATTGATTCATTAATGACTTATGCAAATGAGCATAACGACAACAATGTTTTAGCAAATGCCTATAATTTTAAAGGCGCACTTAATCGCGAATTATCTCGTTCGAAGGAGGCTATTTATTTTTATACCCGTTCCATTGAAACGTATGAGAAGGCGAAAAATCAAGTTGGTATTGCCGGAGGTTATGTTAACATAGGCGCTATTTATGCGGGACTGGATGAATTTAAAATCGCGCTTTCGTATTATTTCAAGGCACACAAAATTTACACGACCAACAATTATGAAAGTAAATTGGGAATACTATCCAATAACATTGGTACCATTTATCAAAAGTTAAAACAGATTCCAAGTTCTAATGTTTATTTGAGACGAGCCTTTGAAGCAGGGAGAGCAAAGGGTGATTCGATGTTAATGGCAATGGCTACTCATAATTTGGGGGTTAATTATTTGGTAACACAAACTCCCGATTCAGCCATTTCCTATTTTAATAAGTCATTGGGATATGTGAGCAGATACGATGAAGGACCGGGACACATTTTTAATTACGAACAGTTAGGTGCAGCTTATTTGCTCAAGAAAGATTATGGAAAGGCCGGAGATAACTTTAATAGGGCCATGCAAATTTCAGAACGCACCGGTATTACATCCAGTAAAATGGAATTGAGTCGACAGTTATCTGAAGTGGCGGAGAATAAAAGTAATTACAAGGAAGCCCTCAAGTTTTTAAAGGATTATCTTTTGTTGAAGGACTCTACCTCTATTGAAAAACTAAGAAGTGAAGTATTAAAGACTGAATTTGAAAACGAATTAAAGCAGCAAAAAAAATTACAACAACAAGAGCAGAAGAATCGTGATGCGATTTCTAAAGCAAAAATTGAGGCGCAGAATAAGGTAATTATGGCCGTTGTTGTAGCCTTAATTGTGGTATTGTTTTTAGTAGCTTTTGTATTTAAAGAATACCGCCAGAAGAAAAAAGCAAACGATATCATCTCCAAGCAAAAGGAATTAGTAGAGCAAAAGAACACTGAAATTTTATCTTCTATTAGTTACGCGAAGCGAATTCAAAGCGCTTTATTAACGAGTGATTTGTATTTAAAAAAACACCTTCCGGATTTTTTTGTATTGTATAAACCAAAAGATATAGTAAGCGGCGATTTTTATTGGGGATTAGAAAACAAAGGAGTGTTTTATTTAGTGGTAGCAGATTGTACCGGACATGGTGTGCCGGGTGCGTTCATGAGTTTGCTGAACATATCCATTTTAAATGAGATTATTATTGAAAGAAACATTTCAGAGCCCGATAAAATTTTAAACGAAGCGCGTAAAGATATCATTCGTTCGTTGAATCCCGAAGGCGGTGATGAAAGTAAGGACGGTATGGATTGTATTCTGTGTGCATTTGATTTTAAAACAAACAAAGTAAAGTATGCTTGTGCAAACAATTCCTTTTATTTGGTGCGAAACGGAGAAATAATAGTATCTGAAACAAATAAAATGCCCGTGGGTAAATCACACGATGATACCATTCCGTTTACTAAGCACGAATTCAATTTGCAAAAGGGGGATACTTTATATTTAATTACAGACGGTTATGCCGATCAGTTCGGAGGACCAAAAGGAAAGAAATTTAAATACAAACAACTTCAGGAAGAAATTTTGAAAGTTAGTGCTCTGAAAACAATGGATCAAAAGGAGAAATTAAATAATGTTTTCGAAAGTTGGAAGGGTGGATTAGAACAAGTTGACGACGTTTGTATTGTAGGTTTAAGAATTTAA